Genomic DNA from Roseburia intestinalis L1-82:
GTCAACGCCCTTGTGCGCCGGACGTGCTGCAATTATGATAACGGGAACTGTATCTTACTGGACGACGGGGACGAGTGCGTATGTCCGCAGCTCATTTCCTATTCGCTTCTCTGCAAGTGGTTCCGGGTTGCGGTGCTTCCCGCCGACAGGCTGCTTTATGCGGAGCTTTACCAGACAGGGGATAAGAAGAAATGTACCGAGTGCGGCGCGTTCTTTGCGTCAACCTCTAACAGTGTCAAATACTGCCCCGTCTGCCGGAAACGTATCACCCGCAGACAAGCCGCCGAGCGCATGAGGAAAAGACGCGCCCCTGTTACGCAGTAGGCGCGGAAAATCCCTTGATTTACAGGGCTTTCCGGGCGTGAAAATCGGATAGGCGATACTTTATACCTTTACCCCCAAAAATGGCGTTCTACTGCGTAACATTCACGAAAACAGCACCCATAAAAAGACAGGGCGCGGAAGTCATATACTGGCTTCCGCGCCCTGTTCTTTTTTTGCCTATCTGACATTTCCCTTTTCCATTTCTTCAAGCGGGAACTGCGGGAGGGCTTCTATCAGCTTCTTTGTGATGGACTGGCGCATATCTTCGTTGATTTCCTGTTTCGTGCTTCCGTCCGGCTGTCTGACCGCTACCGTCGATAGCCTGTCGATTTCGTCCTTGTAGCACTCCACGACTTTCTCCACCGCCCATTTTTCCCCGGCAACGGCGGCGCGTATGGTTTCATATTCCGGCATTTTCTGGTTTTCCATGCTCAACGCTCCTCTGCTTTTTGATAGCCCTATCATAGCACAGCGGCGGGGATTTTGCTATCCTTATCCGCGCTCTGTTCCCTTTTCCCGTTCCGGCTGCCTGTCTGCCTGT
This window encodes:
- a CDS encoding cysteine-rich VLP domain-containing protein encodes the protein MNGVKRLTPPQSRKVNALVRRTCCNYDNGNCILLDDGDECVCPQLISYSLLCKWFRVAVLPADRLLYAELYQTGDKKKCTECGAFFASTSNSVKYCPVCRKRITRRQAAERMRKRRAPVTQ
- a CDS encoding helix-turn-helix domain-containing protein encodes the protein MENQKMPEYETIRAAVAGEKWAVEKVVECYKDEIDRLSTVAVRQPDGSTKQEINEDMRQSITKKLIEALPQFPLEEMEKGNVR